One genomic segment of Candidatus Saccharimonas sp. includes these proteins:
- a CDS encoding SAM-dependent methyltransferase gives MARAENAEDKTKDNKKYLASNKGSLGGGLIEQKSLNPKKSKISTKNLKESSKRKMSPTSKTAIKNNQKQKENLIKSKKRVKKFGEVFTPEFIVKQMCDLCEPTISQVDKKVFEPTCGNGNFLVEILNRKLNSVPDFYTKIKKQKNARSKKAQVEIYEFCLILAISNVYAVDIQEDNVEESRERLKEIIYKHIKNIKNSFFFLETIDKILSNNIIVGNTLTQKNELKFFDLKPNFEDLTFEISEHSLQDIEKAYSKIKSANLENLTDVMSQMRASPSKLTPKKTRLKVANKKD, from the coding sequence ATGGCTAGAGCTGAGAATGCGGAGGATAAAACAAAAGATAATAAAAAATACCTTGCGAGCAATAAGGGTTCACTTGGTGGCGGCTTAATAGAGCAAAAATCTTTGAATCCTAAAAAATCTAAAATTTCAACTAAGAATCTAAAAGAATCTAGTAAAAGAAAAATGAGCCCTACTTCTAAAACTGCCATTAAAAATAATCAAAAGCAAAAAGAGAATCTAATTAAGTCAAAAAAGCGCGTTAAGAAGTTTGGTGAAGTTTTTACGCCCGAGTTCATTGTTAAACAGATGTGTGATTTATGTGAGCCAACAATTTCTCAAGTAGATAAAAAAGTCTTTGAGCCGACTTGTGGAAATGGTAATTTTCTTGTAGAAATTTTGAACCGAAAACTTAATTCGGTTCCGGATTTTTATACGAAAATAAAAAAGCAAAAGAATGCTAGAAGCAAAAAGGCTCAGGTTGAGATTTATGAATTTTGTTTAATTTTGGCAATATCAAATGTTTATGCGGTGGATATTCAAGAGGATAATGTTGAAGAATCACGTGAACGCCTAAAAGAAATCATTTATAAGCATATTAAAAATATCAAAAACTCGTTCTTTTTTCTTGAAACAATTGATAAAATTCTAAGTAATAATATTATTGTTGGCAATACTTTAACGCAGAAAAATGAGCTTAAATTCTTCGATCTAAAGCCTAATTTTGAAGATTTGACTTTCGAAATTTCAGAACATTCACTTCAAGATATTGAAAAAGCTTATTCGAAAATAAAATCTGCAAACCTTGAAAACTTAACAGATGTAATGAGTCAGATGCGAGCATCGCCGTCAAAACTTACACCTAAGAAAACACGGCTAAAAGTAGCAAATAAGAAAGATTAA
- the fusA gene encoding elongation factor G, whose translation MNKNTPLENFRNVGIIAHIDAGKTTTTEGILYRTGLTHKIGVVRGEGDGATTDWMAQEKERGITITSAAVTCFWKDHKINIIDTPGHIDFTAEVERSLRVLDGAVTVFDGKMGVEAQSETVWRQADKYGVPRVCFINKINQTGGDFYKSIKSIHDRLSKQAFPIHLPIGFEQEINGVVDLIDMKAYTYDNYADHELKVGEIPADMLEKAKNARSLLVENAVEADDELMMRFFEEGEESITIPELKAALRKRVLAGDFFLVTGGDGRGVIVEKVLDLINDYLPSPLDVSSIKGTDAKTGEAIERKPSVDEPTSALAFKIATDPFVGKLVFVRVYSGKITAGSYVLNTMTGKKERIGRIVRMHADKREEISEVAAGDIAAVVGLKDVTTGATLCDLNHGVILEGIEFAEPPVSIAVEPKTKADQEKMGIALQRLAEEDPTFRVHTDEETGQTIMSGMGELHLDILIDRMKREFNVEANVGEPQVAFRETIRGTAEAQGKHAKQSGGRGQYGDVWIRFEPNEPGKGFEFFDEIKGGVVPQEYRKPVEQGVLETLEGGVIAGYPVVDVKATLYDGSYHDVDSSELAFKLAGALSTREGIKKANPVLLEPVMKVEITTPEEFMGDVIGDLNSRRGRIDAMEDLMGGTKLVKGFVPLANMFGYTSDLRSMSKGRAASTMELAQYEEVPPNVAQEIIEKRNAK comes from the coding sequence ATGAATAAAAATACTCCATTGGAAAATTTCCGAAATGTTGGTATTATTGCGCACATTGATGCCGGTAAAACTACAACAACAGAAGGTATTCTTTACCGAACTGGTTTGACACACAAAATCGGTGTTGTTCGTGGTGAAGGTGATGGTGCAACAACCGACTGGATGGCTCAAGAGAAAGAGCGAGGTATTACAATTACTTCTGCTGCTGTGACTTGTTTCTGGAAAGATCACAAAATTAACATTATCGACACCCCAGGACACATCGACTTTACTGCTGAAGTGGAGCGTTCACTTCGTGTTCTTGACGGTGCCGTGACTGTTTTTGACGGTAAAATGGGTGTGGAGGCTCAGTCTGAAACTGTTTGGCGACAAGCCGACAAATATGGCGTGCCACGTGTTTGTTTTATCAACAAAATTAACCAAACTGGTGGTGACTTCTATAAATCTATTAAATCAATTCATGACCGTCTAAGCAAACAAGCTTTCCCAATTCACTTGCCAATTGGTTTCGAACAAGAAATTAATGGTGTTGTCGACCTTATTGACATGAAAGCTTACACTTATGATAACTACGCTGACCATGAGTTGAAAGTTGGTGAAATTCCAGCAGATATGCTTGAAAAAGCTAAAAACGCACGCTCATTGCTTGTTGAAAATGCGGTTGAAGCTGATGATGAATTGATGATGCGATTCTTCGAAGAAGGTGAGGAATCAATTACAATTCCTGAACTTAAAGCTGCGCTTCGAAAACGAGTTCTTGCTGGTGACTTCTTCTTAGTAACTGGTGGTGATGGCCGTGGTGTGATTGTTGAAAAAGTTCTTGACTTGATTAATGATTACCTTCCAAGCCCACTTGATGTTTCTTCGATTAAAGGAACTGACGCAAAAACTGGTGAAGCTATTGAGCGTAAACCGTCTGTAGATGAACCAACTTCTGCACTTGCATTTAAGATTGCAACCGACCCATTTGTTGGAAAACTCGTATTCGTGCGTGTTTATAGTGGTAAAATTACTGCTGGATCATATGTTCTCAATACAATGACTGGTAAAAAAGAGCGAATCGGACGAATCGTTCGAATGCATGCTGATAAGCGTGAAGAAATTTCAGAAGTTGCTGCTGGTGACATTGCCGCTGTTGTTGGTTTGAAAGATGTTACAACTGGTGCAACTCTTTGTGATTTGAACCACGGTGTAATTCTTGAAGGTATTGAGTTCGCTGAACCTCCAGTTTCGATTGCGGTTGAGCCAAAAACTAAAGCCGACCAAGAAAAAATGGGAATTGCTCTTCAACGACTTGCTGAAGAAGACCCAACTTTCCGAGTTCACACAGATGAAGAAACTGGTCAAACAATTATGTCAGGAATGGGTGAGCTTCACCTTGACATCTTGATCGACCGAATGAAGCGTGAATTTAACGTTGAAGCTAATGTTGGTGAGCCACAAGTTGCCTTCCGTGAAACTATTCGTGGAACTGCTGAAGCTCAAGGTAAACACGCAAAACAATCTGGTGGTCGTGGTCAATATGGTGATGTTTGGATTCGTTTTGAGCCAAATGAGCCAGGAAAAGGCTTTGAATTCTTTGATGAAATTAAAGGTGGTGTTGTGCCACAAGAATACCGCAAACCAGTTGAACAAGGTGTGCTTGAAACGCTTGAAGGCGGTGTGATTGCTGGCTACCCAGTAGTTGACGTTAAAGCTACACTTTACGATGGTTCTTACCACGATGTCGACTCGAGCGAATTGGCCTTTAAATTGGCTGGTGCACTTTCAACTCGTGAAGGTATCAAGAAAGCAAACCCAGTTCTTCTTGAACCTGTGATGAAAGTTGAAATTACAACTCCTGAAGAATTCATGGGTGATGTAATCGGAGACTTGAACTCACGCCGCGGTCGAATCGACGCTATGGAGGATTTGATGGGCGGAACAAAGCTCGTTAAAGGTTTTGTGCCTCTTGCAAATATGTTTGGCTACACTTCAGACCTACGCTCAATGAGTAAAGGTCGTGCAGCTTCAACAATGGAGCTTGCGCAATACGAAGAAGTTCCACCTAACGTTGCACAAGAAATTATCGAAAAGCGAAACGCTAAATAA
- a CDS encoding ribonuclease HI, whose protein sequence is MRTIFTDGSASPNPGPGGFAVIENGKPIALGAENASTNIRMEGLALKKAFEILDGEEAEILTDSEFWVNVLIKWAPAWEKNFWKKKNGEIKNLDIVKPLFELYKKSNVELKWLKGHAGHEFNEMADEWANRARNGEKL, encoded by the coding sequence ATGCGAACGATTTTTACGGACGGAAGTGCTTCACCGAATCCTGGCCCTGGTGGTTTTGCCGTGATTGAAAACGGAAAACCGATTGCTTTGGGAGCTGAAAATGCAAGCACGAATATTCGAATGGAAGGATTAGCTTTGAAAAAAGCTTTCGAAATTTTAGATGGTGAAGAAGCTGAAATTTTAACAGATAGTGAGTTTTGGGTTAATGTTTTAATAAAATGGGCGCCAGCTTGGGAGAAAAATTTCTGGAAGAAGAAAAATGGTGAAATTAAGAATCTTGATATTGTGAAGCCGCTTTTTGAGCTTTATAAAAAATCGAATGTAGAGCTAAAATGGCTAAAAGGGCACGCTGGTCATGAGTTTAATGAAATGGCTGATGAATGGGCGAATCGCGCAAGAAACGGGGAGAAGCTTTAA
- a CDS encoding DUF3592 domain-containing protein, whose protein sequence is MSSNEAKKVGVKAFRNRGIIFAILSIILIVAGSIWIAKPFNDFLKRQTWKQTEGQIYGFEKKIINEKTGEYRYSAVIDFSVKENETIELHSELKNEEPVRGEKVKVFYDEKDPNSAVEGDFEITKIVAPSGLLIVGILSAVLAMISFERMKKAKKMQNQASTSAFVQNFIPQNNQENK, encoded by the coding sequence ATGAGTTCTAATGAAGCTAAAAAAGTTGGCGTAAAAGCTTTTCGAAATCGTGGAATTATTTTTGCAATTTTATCGATTATTTTAATTGTTGCTGGATCAATTTGGATTGCAAAACCTTTTAATGATTTTCTAAAAAGACAAACTTGGAAACAAACTGAAGGGCAAATTTATGGTTTCGAAAAGAAGATTATAAATGAAAAAACCGGTGAATATAGATATTCTGCGGTTATAGATTTTTCAGTGAAAGAGAACGAAACAATTGAACTTCATTCAGAGCTAAAGAATGAAGAACCGGTTAGAGGCGAAAAAGTGAAAGTTTTTTATGATGAAAAAGACCCAAACTCTGCCGTTGAGGGTGATTTTGAAATTACTAAAATAGTTGCTCCGAGTGGACTGCTGATTGTTGGAATTCTTAGTGCGGTTTTAGCAATGATTTCTTTCGAAAGAATGAAAAAAGCTAAAAAGATGCAAAATCAAGCAAGTACTTCAGCCTTTGTACAGAATTTTATTCCGCAAAATAATCAGGAAAATAAGTAA
- the rpoC gene encoding DNA-directed RNA polymerase subunit beta': protein MAKVVNSNQIADFDAVRLAVASPEDILSWSYGEVTKPETINYRTQKPERDGLFCEKIFGPTKDINPYDNKLKGVRSREAAVDKNGELVTKSIVRRERMGHISLAAPIAHIWFMRGAPSAMSLLLGMTVKNIERVVYFASYVILNVDEEKRDQMIADLEAEDKAARMAIKIRYEKAAEEAGADIKALAEAQTKEIEELNANYVSKKNQLDSFVKGSLMSETDFRNLPEEYEDIIEVGMGGEAIKTLLDEIDIDELIESLKEESEKARGQREKKILKRLKTIEGMKAAGIKPGSLCLTALPVIPPDLRPMVQLTGGRFATSDLNDLYRRVINRNNRLKKLIELNAPMVIKRNEMRMLQEAVDSLIDNNASRSGRSVNTAGGRRKLKSLSDMLKGKQGRFRQNLLGKRVDYSGRSVIVVGPTLKAHQCGLPTQMALELFKPFVISWLIEKEYAHNIRSATRLIDAREAEVWDALDAVVEGKYILLNRAPSLHRLSIQAFQPKLVEGKAIQLHPLVANGFNADYDGDQMAVHLPLSDAAQAEARDLMSISHNLLKPADGQPVLSVDQDVVYGNYYITYDKHSEMNKKPRPFANVFEAEMAYDKGEIALQTPIRVFVKGEIRNTTLGRVLFNELLPEDYPFDNNPQTKKQINKILADMFAHYGAEMTVKIADKIKGLSFRFVTKSGLSIGKEDYTVYESEKIPQIIASGDAKTTLIQEQYDQGLLTDQERYNLIIDNWHKVIDEVSDEISERVAHEGADSPVGLMAVSGSRGNATNIRLASGLTGIMVDATNREIELPIRSNYTHGMSSLEAFVATRGARQGLISTALKTADSGYLTRRLVDVAQDVFSVEDRANEVDPGFAIYRSESEETMISFGDRLYGRFTAEAVPGYIEADQLITREIADAIEKDENITEVKIQSVLSTPDLAGIPQKSYGIDMATGLLVDPAEPVGVIAAQSVGEPGTQLTLNTFHSSGVAGSGAISQGLPRVEELLEARSPKGQAYMTEVSGVVDIWEDGNMNIVQITPRQTEDGENVNPVRYEIPNVAALAVSKNDVVQAGDRLTVGSLNLRDLMEFKGVEETQRYIMNEILRIYAAQGQDIASKHLEIIVRQMFSRVQIEDAGDSSFIIGDVVSKAAVVEENKLLEAEGKKPAEFKQQLLGITKVSIFSDSFLSAASFQNTTSVLINAATSGRIDKLRGLKENVIIGRKIPVGTGARVNTKSEPVETKEEFENETNDSIVEE from the coding sequence ATGGCGAAAGTGGTGAATTCAAACCAGATTGCTGATTTCGATGCAGTTCGCCTCGCAGTTGCTAGCCCAGAAGATATTTTGAGCTGGTCTTACGGCGAAGTGACTAAGCCAGAAACTATCAACTATCGAACTCAAAAACCTGAGCGTGATGGTTTGTTTTGTGAAAAAATCTTTGGACCAACTAAAGATATTAACCCTTATGATAATAAACTAAAGGGTGTTCGTTCTCGTGAAGCTGCCGTTGATAAAAATGGTGAGTTAGTAACAAAATCGATCGTTCGCCGTGAACGAATGGGCCATATTTCTTTAGCAGCTCCAATCGCGCATATTTGGTTTATGCGTGGAGCTCCAAGTGCAATGAGCCTTCTTCTTGGAATGACAGTTAAAAATATCGAACGTGTTGTTTATTTTGCAAGTTATGTAATTCTTAATGTTGATGAAGAAAAACGTGATCAAATGATTGCCGACCTTGAAGCTGAAGATAAAGCTGCTCGAATGGCAATTAAAATTCGCTATGAAAAGGCTGCCGAAGAAGCTGGCGCTGATATTAAAGCATTGGCTGAAGCACAAACTAAAGAAATTGAAGAGCTTAACGCAAATTATGTTTCGAAAAAGAATCAACTTGATAGTTTTGTAAAAGGTTCGCTAATGAGCGAAACTGATTTTCGAAATCTTCCTGAAGAGTATGAAGATATCATTGAAGTTGGCATGGGTGGTGAAGCAATTAAAACTTTGCTTGACGAAATTGATATTGATGAGCTTATCGAAAGCTTGAAAGAAGAATCTGAAAAAGCAAGAGGTCAGCGAGAGAAGAAAATTCTTAAACGACTAAAAACAATCGAAGGAATGAAAGCTGCTGGAATTAAGCCGGGGAGTTTATGCTTGACAGCTCTTCCTGTGATTCCTCCAGATTTGCGACCTATGGTACAATTGACTGGTGGTCGATTTGCAACGTCAGATCTAAATGATTTGTATCGTCGAGTAATTAACCGAAACAATCGTTTGAAGAAATTGATCGAACTTAATGCTCCAATGGTAATTAAGCGTAATGAAATGCGAATGCTTCAAGAAGCTGTTGATTCGCTAATTGACAATAATGCATCACGAAGCGGTCGCTCAGTTAATACTGCCGGCGGTCGCCGAAAGCTTAAATCTTTGAGCGATATGTTAAAAGGTAAGCAAGGTCGTTTCCGCCAAAACTTGCTTGGAAAACGTGTTGACTACTCTGGTCGTTCAGTTATTGTGGTTGGTCCAACTTTGAAAGCCCACCAGTGTGGTTTGCCAACACAAATGGCACTTGAACTCTTTAAACCATTCGTAATTTCTTGGTTGATTGAAAAAGAATATGCGCATAATATTCGTTCGGCAACTCGTTTGATTGATGCTCGTGAAGCAGAAGTATGGGATGCTTTGGATGCTGTAGTTGAAGGAAAATACATTCTTTTGAACCGTGCTCCATCTTTGCACCGACTTTCGATTCAGGCCTTTCAGCCAAAACTTGTTGAAGGTAAAGCTATTCAGCTTCACCCACTTGTAGCAAATGGATTTAATGCCGATTACGATGGTGACCAGATGGCGGTTCACTTGCCACTTTCTGATGCTGCTCAGGCAGAAGCTCGTGACTTAATGAGTATTTCTCACAACTTGCTAAAGCCAGCAGATGGTCAACCTGTGCTCTCTGTTGATCAGGATGTTGTTTATGGAAATTACTACATCACTTACGACAAGCATTCTGAAATGAACAAAAAACCGCGTCCTTTCGCTAATGTTTTTGAAGCCGAAATGGCTTATGATAAAGGTGAAATTGCGCTTCAAACACCAATTCGTGTGTTCGTAAAAGGTGAGATTCGAAATACGACTCTTGGCCGTGTGCTATTTAACGAATTATTACCAGAAGATTATCCATTCGACAACAACCCACAAACTAAGAAGCAAATTAACAAAATTTTGGCCGATATGTTTGCACATTATGGTGCTGAAATGACTGTGAAAATTGCTGACAAAATTAAAGGTTTATCATTCCGATTTGTTACAAAATCTGGTTTGTCGATCGGTAAGGAAGATTACACGGTTTACGAAAGTGAAAAAATCCCTCAAATTATTGCTAGTGGTGACGCTAAAACAACTTTGATTCAGGAGCAATATGATCAAGGTCTTTTGACTGATCAAGAACGCTATAACTTAATTATTGATAACTGGCACAAGGTTATTGATGAAGTTTCTGATGAAATCTCTGAGCGTGTAGCTCATGAAGGTGCAGATTCGCCTGTTGGATTAATGGCTGTTTCTGGTTCACGTGGTAATGCAACTAACATTCGTCTTGCTTCTGGTTTGACTGGAATTATGGTGGATGCAACTAACCGTGAAATTGAGCTTCCAATTCGCTCAAACTACACTCACGGAATGAGCTCGCTTGAAGCTTTCGTGGCAACTCGTGGTGCGCGTCAAGGTTTGATTTCGACTGCGCTTAAAACTGCCGATTCTGGTTATCTAACTCGCCGTCTTGTTGATGTGGCTCAAGATGTATTTTCTGTTGAGGATAGAGCTAATGAAGTTGATCCAGGATTTGCGATTTATCGCTCAGAAAGTGAAGAGACAATGATTTCATTCGGTGATAGACTTTATGGTCGATTTACGGCTGAAGCTGTTCCTGGATATATTGAGGCTGATCAACTAATCACTCGAGAAATTGCCGATGCAATTGAAAAAGATGAAAACATTACAGAAGTTAAAATTCAAAGCGTTCTTTCAACTCCAGACCTTGCAGGAATTCCTCAAAAGTCTTACGGAATTGATATGGCAACTGGGCTTCTTGTTGATCCAGCCGAACCGGTTGGTGTGATTGCTGCTCAATCTGTTGGTGAGCCTGGAACACAGCTAACTTTGAATACATTCCACAGTTCGGGTGTTGCTGGTTCTGGTGCAATTTCACAAGGTTTGCCACGTGTTGAAGAACTTCTTGAAGCTCGTTCACCAAAGGGACAAGCTTATATGACTGAAGTTTCTGGTGTGGTTGATATCTGGGAAGATGGCAATATGAATATTGTTCAAATTACACCACGACAAACTGAAGATGGCGAAAATGTAAACCCAGTTCGCTACGAAATTCCAAATGTTGCGGCCCTAGCTGTTTCGAAAAACGATGTTGTGCAGGCTGGTGACCGTTTGACTGTTGGTTCGCTCAATCTTCGTGACCTAATGGAATTTAAGGGTGTTGAAGAAACTCAACGCTATATTATGAACGAAATCTTGCGAATTTATGCTGCTCAAGGTCAAGATATTGCTTCGAAGCACCTTGAAATCATCGTTCGTCAAATGTTCAGCCGAGTTCAAATTGAAGATGCCGGAGACTCATCGTTTATCATTGGCGATGTAGTTTCGAAAGCTGCCGTTGTTGAAGAAAATAAACTTCTTGAAGCTGAAGGTAAAAAACCTGCTGAATTTAAACAACAACTTCTTGGAATTACAAAAGTTTCAATTTTCAGCGACAGTTTCTTGTCTGCTGCATCTTTCCAAAATACAACAAGTGTTTTGATTAACGCAGCAACTTCTGGCCGAATTGATAAACTTCGTGGATTAAAAGAAAATGTGATTATCGGACGTAAAATTCCTGTTGGAACTGGCGCTCGGGTTAACACAAAATCTGAACCTGTTGAAACTAAAGAAGAATTTGAAAACGAAACTAACGATTCTATAGTAGAAGAATAA
- a CDS encoding DNA-directed RNA polymerase subunit beta, with product MAKKHFNAAGRAFFSKEDAILETPDLIAHQKESWKDFVDNGLSEIFEEINPIDDYTGQKLALRFKSYEFQAPKTTKDFAKENNLTFEAPLHVQVELTNKVTGEVKEQEIYLGDYPWMTNQGTFIINGTERVIVSQLIRSEGVYFNAETGSDGKRYYGAKLIPVRGAWLEFETDPKTGVIYVKIDRRRKLPVTTFLRALGRMTNAEMREIFADVDNGDVKFIQSTLEKDQSAGPNEALIEVYRRLRPGDLATIENARNMIERMFFDFKRFDYGRVGRYKINKRLKLETSNTTENRSFQMEDLFEIIKEVIRLNNSQGEVDDIDSLDNRRVKLVGELVARQFRVGMLRMQRNAMDRMSMTDIETVTPGQLVNARPVVAAVREFFAGSQLAQVMDETNPLSELSHKRRLSSMGPGGVTRDRAGLEVRDSHPTHYGRICLVETPEGGNVGLVTNLATFARINEYGFIEAPYLRVKDGRVTDEVVYLDADHEMHEIIADAGSKLNEDGSFVESQVSARKNLIPSQVSSSEVTFMDAVHRQVLGAAASLIPFAERDRIDRALTGSAMQKQAVPLLWNEAPTVGTGVEADIARNLSQIIVAEDDGEVIRADSVAVEVKYASGTVKYELKHFEKTADDRCYNQKVVVSRGQKVKKGDILAEGASIKDGEIALGRDLRVAFMSWGGFNMDDAVIISDRLVKTDMLTNINIKDYMVEVRETKLGPEVVTRDIPNASEYSLRHLDEDGIVQIGSEVKPGDVLVGKITPKGEQELSSEERLLRAIFGEKAKDVRDTSQRMKNTGSGKVIGVKIFSKENGHEMRAGVLKQIQIFVAEARKIMVGDKMAGRHGNKGVVAKILPEADMPFMEDGTPIDVILSPLGVPSRMNLGQLFEVHLGMAAKTQGYRVATPSYDGVDAKTLSDELEAAGVPRDGKVQLFDGQTGEPFEQRTTVGFMHMIKLHHLVADKIHARSTGPYTMVTQQPLGGKAQNGGQRFGEMEVWALEAYGAANMLQEMLTIKSDDVVGRSKAYESIIKNNEIVGPKLPESFNVLVKELQGLGLRVDLLDQHASSIDADELLAERNKDAESSIIEEDENFETVRDESDGEFEDNMNIQDIDEIEEIKEEA from the coding sequence ATGGCAAAAAAGCACTTTAATGCTGCAGGACGAGCGTTCTTTTCGAAAGAAGACGCTATTCTTGAAACCCCAGATTTAATCGCTCACCAAAAAGAATCTTGGAAAGATTTTGTTGATAACGGTTTGAGCGAAATTTTCGAAGAGATTAACCCAATTGACGACTATACTGGTCAAAAATTAGCTCTACGATTTAAGAGCTATGAATTTCAAGCTCCAAAAACAACAAAAGATTTTGCGAAAGAAAATAATTTAACTTTTGAAGCTCCGCTACATGTTCAAGTTGAGCTTACAAATAAAGTTACTGGTGAAGTTAAAGAACAAGAAATTTACCTTGGTGACTACCCTTGGATGACAAACCAAGGAACTTTCATCATTAACGGAACTGAACGTGTTATTGTTTCGCAGTTGATTCGTTCTGAAGGTGTTTATTTTAATGCTGAAACCGGAAGTGATGGAAAAAGATATTATGGCGCAAAATTGATTCCAGTTCGTGGCGCTTGGTTAGAGTTTGAAACCGACCCTAAAACTGGTGTGATTTACGTGAAAATTGACCGTCGTCGAAAACTTCCAGTAACAACTTTCTTGCGTGCACTTGGTCGAATGACTAACGCTGAAATGCGAGAGATTTTTGCTGATGTTGATAACGGAGATGTTAAGTTTATTCAATCAACTCTCGAAAAAGATCAATCAGCTGGCCCAAATGAAGCTTTGATTGAGGTTTACCGCCGCCTTCGCCCAGGAGATTTGGCAACTATTGAAAATGCCCGAAATATGATTGAACGAATGTTCTTCGACTTTAAGAGGTTTGATTATGGTCGCGTTGGTCGATACAAAATTAACAAACGTTTGAAGCTTGAAACATCAAACACAACTGAAAATCGTTCTTTCCAAATGGAAGATCTTTTTGAAATTATTAAAGAAGTTATTCGCTTGAATAATTCGCAGGGTGAAGTTGATGATATCGATAGTCTTGATAATCGACGAGTTAAATTGGTTGGTGAGCTTGTTGCGCGACAATTCCGTGTTGGTATGCTTCGAATGCAACGAAATGCAATGGACCGAATGTCGATGACTGATATTGAAACTGTAACTCCTGGCCAATTAGTGAATGCTCGCCCAGTTGTTGCTGCAGTGCGTGAATTTTTTGCTGGATCACAGCTTGCTCAGGTTATGGATGAAACTAACCCACTTTCAGAACTTTCTCACAAGCGCCGTTTGAGTTCAATGGGCCCTGGAGGTGTGACTCGTGACCGTGCTGGTCTTGAAGTTCGTGACAGCCACCCAACTCATTATGGCCGAATTTGTCTTGTTGAAACTCCAGAAGGTGGAAACGTTGGACTCGTAACAAACCTCGCAACTTTTGCCCGAATTAACGAATATGGCTTTATTGAAGCTCCGTATCTTCGGGTTAAAGACGGAAGAGTTACTGACGAAGTTGTTTATCTTGACGCTGATCATGAGATGCACGAAATTATTGCTGATGCTGGTTCAAAATTAAACGAAGATGGAAGCTTTGTTGAATCTCAGGTTTCTGCTCGAAAGAACTTAATTCCTTCGCAGGTGAGTTCAAGCGAAGTAACGTTCATGGACGCCGTTCACAGGCAGGTTCTTGGTGCAGCAGCATCGCTTATTCCTTTTGCTGAACGCGACCGAATCGACCGTGCTTTAACTGGTTCAGCCATGCAGAAGCAGGCCGTTCCACTTCTTTGGAATGAAGCCCCAACTGTTGGAACTGGTGTTGAAGCTGATATTGCGCGAAACTTAAGTCAAATTATTGTTGCTGAAGATGATGGTGAAGTTATTCGTGCTGATTCTGTTGCTGTTGAGGTTAAATATGCATCTGGCACAGTAAAATACGAACTAAAACATTTCGAAAAAACTGCTGACGACCGATGTTATAATCAAAAAGTTGTAGTTTCTCGTGGCCAAAAAGTTAAAAAAGGTGATATTTTGGCGGAAGGTGCAAGTATTAAGGATGGGGAAATTGCTCTTGGCCGTGACCTCCGTGTGGCATTTATGTCTTGGGGTGGATTCAATATGGACGACGCTGTGATTATTTCTGACCGTCTTGTTAAAACCGATATGCTAACAAATATCAATATTAAAGATTATATGGTTGAAGTTCGTGAAACTAAGCTTGGGCCAGAAGTTGTTACTCGTGATATTCCAAACGCTAGCGAATATAGTTTGCGACATTTGGATGAAGACGGAATCGTTCAAATTGGTTCAGAGGTGAAACCTGGCGATGTGCTTGTTGGAAAAATTACTCCAAAAGGTGAACAAGAACTTTCGAGCGAAGAACGACTTTTGCGTGCAATCTTTGGTGAAAAAGCGAAAGATGTTCGTGATACTTCTCAAAGAATGAAAAATACTGGTTCTGGAAAAGTTATTGGTGTAAAAATCTTTTCGAAAGAAAATGGTCATGAAATGCGTGCTGGCGTGCTTAAACAAATTCAGATTTTTGTAGCTGAGGCTCGCAAAATTATGGTTGGAGACAAAATGGCTGGACGACACGGAAATAAAGGTGTTGTTGCAAAAATTTTGCCAGAAGCTGATATGCCATTTATGGAAGATGGAACTCCGATTGATGTAATTCTTTCGCCGCTTGGTGTGCCTTCACGTATGAACCTTGGTCAGCTTTTTGAAGTTCACCTTGGAATGGCTGCAAAAACTCAAGGCTACCGAGTTGCAACTCCTTCATATGACGGTGTCGATGCTAAAACTTTGAGTGATGAACTTGAAGCCGCAGGCGTTCCTCGAGATGGAAAAGTTCAATTATTTGATGGTCAAACTGGTGAACCATTCGAACAACGAACAACTGTTGGATTTATGCATATGATTAAGCTTCACCACTTGGTTGCCGATAAAATCCACGCTCGTTCAACTGGCCCTTACACAATGGTTACTCAACAGCCTTTGGGCGGTAAAGCTCAAAATGGTGGTCAGCGATTTGGAGAAATGGAAGTTTGGGCTTTGGAAGCCTACGGTGCTGCTAACATGCTTCAAGAAATGCTCACAATTAAGTCTGACGATGTCGTTGGTCGTTCAAAAGCTTACGAAAGTATCATTAAAAATAATGAAATTGTTGGTCCAAAATTACCAGAATCATTCAATGTGCTTGTGAAAGAATTGCAAGGTCTTGGGTTGCGTGTTGATTTGCTTGATCAACATGCTTCAAGCATTGACGCTGATGAACTTCTTGCAGAACGAAATAAAGATGCGGAGAGTTCAATAATCGAAGAAGATGAAAATTTCGAAACTGTTCGAGATGAATCTGACGGTGAATTTGAAGACAATATGAATATTCAAGATATTGATGAAATTGAAGAAATTAAGGAGGAAGCGTAA